The Halalkalibacter krulwichiae genome has a segment encoding these proteins:
- a CDS encoding LysR family transcriptional regulator — protein MDVRQLRYFVTVANEGQITRAAKKLNIAQPPLSHQLKVIEEELGTTLFIRHSRSIELTKAGAVLYKRASSILQQIEDTVNEVQETGEGLKGQLVIGASRSCATTYLPERINTFLQDYPLVTFRLLDGHPSQVVNYLEDREVELALVRFVQETYLDFEKKVIQVEPYVLFIPRQWDWDPKVTSISLKDLEEIPLVMVVRGDRYNSIYNECTKHGVKPNVVCECPDASILLSLVNAGIGATVMPRSTLSMLSTEGIRIADIKDCSLQNETTLLWAKKRPLSKAAQRFIETF, from the coding sequence ATGGATGTACGCCAACTCCGTTATTTCGTGACTGTAGCAAATGAAGGTCAAATTACACGCGCTGCAAAAAAGTTGAATATCGCTCAACCTCCGTTAAGTCACCAGTTGAAAGTAATTGAGGAAGAGTTAGGAACAACACTGTTTATCCGCCATAGTCGAAGTATTGAACTAACAAAGGCTGGTGCAGTGCTATATAAGCGAGCTTCTAGTATTCTTCAACAGATTGAAGACACTGTTAATGAAGTACAAGAAACGGGTGAAGGCTTAAAGGGTCAGCTTGTTATTGGAGCTTCTAGATCCTGCGCCACCACGTATCTGCCAGAAAGAATTAATACCTTCTTACAAGATTATCCCCTCGTAACATTTCGGTTGCTTGATGGCCACCCTTCACAGGTCGTTAATTATTTGGAAGACAGAGAAGTTGAGTTGGCATTAGTCCGCTTCGTTCAAGAGACCTACTTAGACTTTGAAAAGAAAGTGATACAAGTGGAACCTTATGTTTTATTTATTCCAAGACAGTGGGATTGGGATCCAAAAGTCACATCAATCTCGTTGAAAGATTTAGAAGAAATCCCCCTAGTAATGGTTGTTAGAGGCGATCGATACAACTCTATTTACAATGAGTGCACAAAGCATGGTGTAAAACCGAATGTCGTTTGTGAATGTCCTGATGCCTCAATCCTCTTATCTTTAGTGAACGCCGGTATCGGTGCTACGGTAATGCCAAGATCTACCTTATCCATGCTTTCAACAGAAGGGATTAGAATTGCAGATATTAAAGATTGTTCACTTCAAAATGAAACAACTCTTCTCTGGGCAAAAAAACGTCCCCTTTCGAAAGCTGCGCAACGGTTTATTGAAACATTTTAG
- a CDS encoding Bug family tripartite tricarboxylate transporter substrate binding protein, whose protein sequence is MKKTIMLVFMVLLFGLVGLGCSQASTGSDSEKDESTGTTETQEVASADYPSKPIEILVPFAAGGSTDTTARVLSKYLPKYLPNEVNIVIVNKPGAGGTIAATDLFKAEPDGYTLELATHRSIAMQPVYGQTEYSYDSFQPIAKVTTEQQVMAVRADAPWDTFEDWLDYVNENPGQFTYAVSGGIGSGSHLPMAELEMEAEFEATAVAYDGTAPAMTAVLGGQVDGAIGQPSSVKGFVESGEMKMLFNAGATPVPYAPEVPLLIDKGYDIAYDSNASLLAPNGIPEEVLTILEAALEEALADPDLLAELENVDIQVDYKPAEGVQEELTEEYNKSKDVLTKLGLI, encoded by the coding sequence ATGAAAAAAACAATTATGTTAGTTTTTATGGTTTTACTATTTGGATTGGTAGGCTTAGGCTGTTCGCAAGCTAGTACAGGATCCGATTCAGAAAAAGACGAATCAACAGGAACGACAGAAACTCAAGAGGTAGCAAGTGCCGATTACCCTAGTAAGCCAATTGAGATATTAGTACCTTTTGCTGCGGGCGGCTCTACAGATACTACTGCTAGAGTGTTAAGTAAATACTTACCAAAGTACTTACCTAATGAAGTCAATATCGTAATCGTTAATAAACCAGGAGCGGGAGGAACGATTGCAGCTACTGATTTATTTAAAGCGGAACCAGATGGCTATACGTTAGAACTAGCAACTCACCGTAGTATTGCCATGCAACCAGTATATGGGCAAACGGAATACTCTTATGATAGTTTTCAACCGATCGCAAAAGTAACAACTGAACAGCAAGTAATGGCAGTAAGAGCAGATGCACCTTGGGATACGTTTGAAGACTGGTTAGATTATGTAAATGAAAACCCGGGTCAATTTACGTATGCAGTAAGTGGAGGAATTGGGTCTGGTTCCCATTTACCGATGGCAGAGTTAGAGATGGAAGCAGAATTTGAGGCAACGGCTGTTGCTTATGATGGAACGGCTCCAGCTATGACGGCAGTATTAGGTGGGCAAGTCGATGGTGCGATCGGGCAACCAAGTAGTGTAAAAGGTTTTGTAGAATCTGGAGAAATGAAGATGTTGTTTAACGCTGGAGCAACACCAGTACCTTACGCTCCAGAAGTCCCGTTATTAATAGATAAAGGTTATGACATTGCTTACGACAGTAACGCTTCGTTGTTAGCACCAAATGGTATACCTGAAGAAGTATTAACAATTCTTGAGGCCGCACTAGAAGAGGCGCTTGCTGACCCTGATCTACTAGCAGAGTTAGAAAATGTTGACATTCAAGTTGACTATAAACCAGCTGAAGGAGTGCAGGAAGAGTTAACGGAGGAGTATAACAAATCTAAGGATGTTTTAACTAAATTAGGTTTAATCTAG
- a CDS encoding tripartite tricarboxylate transporter TctB family protein: MHEKLANNMMSILFIVFAIWIIVKSNQLVEIGFNQIGSGYFPTLLATILIILSSINLVKTFVSTDRQKIELPNAKRIWWTIGLLALFFVTWKQFGYFYVQMFLYLFIMFTLYRLPLGRKKRYFAVNFAVALVLTLMVYGVFDVLMYVKF; the protein is encoded by the coding sequence ATGCATGAAAAGCTAGCAAATAATATGATGTCCATTTTGTTTATTGTATTTGCGATTTGGATTATCGTGAAGTCCAACCAACTTGTAGAAATAGGTTTTAACCAAATAGGGTCAGGCTATTTTCCCACGCTTTTAGCTACAATCCTAATTATTTTATCTTCCATTAATTTAGTGAAAACATTCGTAAGTACAGATAGACAAAAGATAGAGCTCCCAAACGCAAAGAGAATTTGGTGGACTATAGGGCTACTGGCATTATTTTTTGTTACATGGAAACAGTTTGGTTATTTCTATGTTCAAATGTTTCTCTATTTATTTATTATGTTTACTCTATACCGTTTACCTTTGGGACGGAAAAAGAGGTATTTTGCCGTTAACTTTGCAGTAGCACTTGTTTTAACGCTTATGGTTTATGGTGTATTTGATGTACTTATGTACGTGAAGTTCTAA
- a CDS encoding tripartite tricarboxylate transporter permease, translating to MSKFALQLGDPEYFLLGILGLVAIASIGSGDKIKNLTSIVLGLIAGTVGVDIFTGSQRFTGNIHELSEGINLIAIVVALFAFTEVFYMISGNLNHRNKIDASNLKTKLTFQEFKSILKPTGIGSIVGSFVGILPGVGSSASGWFGYIAAKKVSKDPKSFGTGNPEGIAAPESANNATVGGALLPLLTLGIPGSASLAIIAGAFIIHGIQPGPQIFSKTPELVNGIFVGFIITAILMYFMGRLLTTGFARILVTPNAFLVPGIVIFSVIGIYASSSSHFNLWFALVLGIIAFYCRLLNYSIYSFVLAFVLSPIIEVSLRRALVISDGSYMVFFTRTYSIILILLMLIFVIFGIIKWMKSRNMKEEENISA from the coding sequence TTGTCAAAGTTTGCTCTGCAATTAGGTGACCCTGAATATTTTCTATTAGGGATACTCGGTTTAGTTGCTATCGCTAGCATCGGATCAGGGGACAAAATTAAGAATCTAACTTCTATAGTCCTCGGATTAATAGCAGGAACGGTAGGAGTAGACATTTTCACCGGGTCTCAGAGATTTACAGGTAATATCCATGAATTGAGTGAAGGGATAAATCTTATTGCCATTGTTGTAGCATTGTTTGCCTTTACAGAAGTGTTTTATATGATATCTGGAAACTTAAATCATAGAAACAAAATTGATGCTAGCAATTTAAAGACGAAGTTAACTTTTCAAGAATTCAAGTCAATATTGAAGCCAACTGGAATTGGATCGATCGTAGGTTCTTTTGTCGGAATTTTGCCTGGAGTCGGTTCATCTGCATCTGGGTGGTTTGGGTACATTGCGGCTAAGAAAGTGTCTAAAGATCCGAAGTCGTTTGGTACCGGAAATCCTGAAGGGATCGCAGCGCCAGAGTCGGCAAATAATGCGACAGTAGGTGGAGCTTTACTACCGTTATTAACGCTTGGTATCCCTGGGTCTGCCTCGTTAGCTATTATAGCTGGTGCTTTTATCATTCATGGCATACAGCCGGGGCCTCAAATATTCTCGAAAACACCTGAATTAGTTAATGGGATTTTCGTTGGTTTTATTATAACGGCGATATTAATGTACTTTATGGGTAGACTTCTTACAACTGGTTTTGCACGAATATTGGTCACACCGAATGCTTTCCTTGTACCTGGAATTGTGATCTTTTCAGTGATCGGAATCTACGCTTCAAGCTCTTCTCATTTCAATCTATGGTTTGCGTTAGTGCTTGGGATTATAGCATTTTATTGTAGGCTTCTAAACTATTCAATCTACTCGTTTGTACTGGCTTTTGTACTTAGCCCGATTATTGAAGTTAGTTTAAGAAGAGCACTTGTTATCTCCGATGGCAGCTATATGGTTTTCTTTACACGAACGTACTCTATCATTCTAATTTTACTTATGTTAATATTTGTGATTTTCGGAATAATTAAGTGGATGAAATCAAGGAATATGAAAGAAGAAGAGAATATCAGTGCTTAA
- a CDS encoding thiamine pyrophosphate-requiring protein, which yields MEDLVSSKNNRYTTADGLLEALQEMGVAYLFCNLGSDHPPIIEALAKAKETNKKLPKVIICPHESVALAAAHGHALLSGQAQAVIIHTDVGTQNLGGALHNVYRGRVPVFIFAGETPFTTDGELRGSRNSFVNYLQNVYDQRGIVRSYVKWDYDIRTGSNIKQLTYRAMQLAHSTPAGPVYLTGAREVLEEEIEPLNDNSDKWLPVEPTDLPQKGVQEMIKAIVEAKNPLLITSYLGRNTKAITQLVDFCEKLAIPVIEQNPSYLNFPRNHPMHLGYEPNQFISEADVIIAIDTDVPWVSTQVQPKEDCKVYYMDLDPIKEEIPIWNIPAVKYYRVDSYHSLVQLNEHISETEVNEALVEERYQSLKKLHDKQRNLWAEKEQTEGAVITPEWLTACLRNVIDDDTIILDETITSTMVVNKHLPRTKEGTYFGSGGTSLGWNGGAAIGMKLANSNKKVVSLTGDGTFLFSVPSSVQWISRRYQAPFLTVIYNNEGWNATKMNHLKWYPDGVAKQTDNYWVNFDKPADLAKIAEAAGGAFARTVEDPDEVQEVLLQAMNEVSNGRSAVVDVRLARISNQKDN from the coding sequence ATGGAAGATCTTGTGAGTAGCAAGAATAATAGATATACGACTGCTGATGGTTTACTAGAAGCGTTGCAAGAAATGGGAGTAGCTTATCTATTTTGTAATCTAGGGAGCGATCATCCACCGATCATTGAGGCATTGGCAAAAGCTAAAGAAACTAACAAGAAACTGCCAAAAGTAATTATTTGTCCGCATGAAAGTGTGGCTCTAGCAGCAGCGCATGGTCATGCGCTGCTGAGCGGGCAAGCACAAGCGGTGATCATTCATACAGACGTCGGCACGCAGAATTTGGGAGGGGCCTTGCACAATGTATATCGGGGGCGAGTTCCAGTCTTTATCTTCGCTGGAGAAACTCCTTTTACGACAGATGGAGAACTAAGAGGAAGTCGCAATTCCTTCGTCAATTATTTACAAAATGTCTATGATCAGCGAGGCATTGTTAGATCATATGTGAAATGGGATTATGATATTAGAACGGGAAGTAACATTAAGCAGCTCACATACCGAGCAATGCAGTTAGCTCATAGCACTCCAGCTGGCCCAGTATATTTAACGGGAGCTAGAGAAGTGTTAGAGGAAGAAATCGAACCATTGAATGACAACTCAGATAAATGGTTGCCGGTTGAACCGACTGATCTACCACAAAAAGGTGTCCAAGAAATGATAAAAGCAATCGTAGAAGCAAAGAATCCATTATTGATTACTTCTTATTTAGGGAGAAATACAAAAGCGATTACACAATTAGTAGATTTCTGTGAAAAGTTAGCTATCCCGGTCATTGAGCAAAATCCATCTTATTTGAATTTTCCACGGAATCACCCGATGCACCTTGGATACGAGCCGAATCAATTCATTTCAGAAGCTGATGTGATTATTGCCATTGATACGGATGTACCTTGGGTTTCAACACAGGTACAACCGAAAGAAGATTGCAAAGTCTATTATATGGACTTGGATCCCATTAAGGAAGAAATCCCGATTTGGAACATTCCAGCGGTCAAGTATTATCGAGTAGACTCCTATCATTCTCTCGTACAGCTAAATGAACATATCTCTGAGACAGAAGTAAACGAGGCATTGGTTGAAGAGCGCTATCAATCTTTGAAGAAGCTGCATGATAAACAACGAAATTTATGGGCGGAAAAAGAACAAACAGAGGGAGCTGTTATTACACCAGAATGGCTGACTGCTTGTTTAAGAAATGTGATAGATGATGACACCATTATATTAGATGAAACAATTACTAGCACTATGGTGGTAAATAAGCACCTGCCTCGAACGAAAGAGGGTACCTACTTTGGGAGTGGTGGTACGTCATTAGGATGGAATGGCGGGGCGGCTATTGGGATGAAACTAGCAAACTCTAATAAGAAGGTTGTTTCATTAACTGGTGATGGTACCTTTTTATTCAGTGTTCCCTCCTCTGTTCAATGGATTTCTCGTAGATATCAAGCTCCTTTTCTTACTGTTATTTACAATAATGAAGGTTGGAACGCAACGAAAATGAACCATCTGAAATGGTATCCAGATGGTGTGGCAAAACAAACAGACAACTATTGGGTCAATTTTGATAAACCGGCTGATTTGGCGAAAATTGCCGAAGCGGCAGGGGGGGCGTTTGCAAGAACGGTGGAAGATCCTGATGAAGTACAGGAAGTTTTGTTACAAGCTATGAATGAAGTTTCTAATGGACGGTCGGCTGTTGTCGATGTTCGTTTAGCTAGAATCTCAAATCAAAAAGATAATTAA
- a CDS encoding (Fe-S)-binding protein yields the protein MFVLLNFILFLAVSGYAVYLFAQLVYSRITFIRLGKKGDFDLALKDRLNTVLINVFGQRKLFKDTKSGIIHVILFYGFFIIQVGLIEIIIKGFSKGFEYPLGAAHKYFSFLQEWTTFLMFGAILYGCYRRYGEKLTRLQWKRDGKALFVYVALAILSATILLTLGFEQIMLGHEPNFVYAPFSSLIATAFAGVGLSVATFLFYLSWWLHMVAVLSFMVFVPQSKQAHEIFATFNVFFKRTGPVGKLRSIDFEDEELEEFGVGKIEDFTQQQLIDLYACAECGRCTNMCPASATGKILSPMELIVKMRNHLTEKGAAVTSRTPWMPNVVFNQKNHGALQNESETAATLEMPQLIGDVITEEEIWACTTCRNCEDQCPVMNEHVDKIIDLRRYLVMTQGEMPTDAARYFQNIERQSNPWALNRNDRINWREGMEDVVKTVNEVEEFDVLFWVGSMGSFDIRSQKIATSFSRIMEKAGVKFAILGNEEMNSGETVRRMGNEYLFQELCTQNIETFKKYNVQKIVTTDPHAYNTFKNEYPEFGLDVEVVHHTQFLFDLLKEGKIKPTNKVHEKIVYHDSCYIGRYNDIFDAPREILSAIPGVELLEMERNKQDALCCGAGGGRMWMEEHEGTRMNLARTEMALKTNPTVIGSNCPYCLTMMTDGVKENEVEEQVQTLDITEILEKSLA from the coding sequence ATGTTTGTGTTATTAAATTTTATACTCTTTCTAGCGGTGTCAGGGTATGCCGTTTATTTATTCGCACAGTTGGTATACAGCAGAATTACGTTTATACGACTAGGCAAGAAAGGTGATTTTGACCTTGCGCTAAAGGATCGATTAAATACGGTATTAATTAATGTATTCGGTCAAAGAAAATTATTTAAAGACACTAAGAGCGGGATTATCCATGTGATCCTATTTTACGGATTTTTTATTATCCAAGTTGGACTAATTGAAATCATCATTAAAGGATTTAGCAAGGGCTTTGAATATCCGTTAGGCGCTGCCCACAAATATTTTAGTTTTCTTCAGGAGTGGACCACCTTTCTCATGTTCGGTGCAATCTTGTATGGTTGCTATCGTCGTTACGGAGAGAAATTAACTCGATTGCAATGGAAGCGAGATGGGAAAGCACTTTTTGTCTACGTTGCGTTAGCTATTTTGTCGGCAACTATTCTTCTAACACTAGGATTTGAGCAAATAATGCTAGGCCATGAACCAAACTTCGTGTATGCTCCTTTTTCTAGTCTAATTGCAACCGCTTTTGCAGGGGTGGGACTATCAGTTGCTACATTCTTATTCTATCTATCATGGTGGCTTCACATGGTTGCAGTACTTAGTTTTATGGTGTTTGTCCCACAGTCAAAACAAGCCCATGAGATCTTTGCTACCTTCAACGTGTTCTTTAAGAGAACAGGACCGGTAGGAAAATTAAGATCAATCGACTTTGAAGATGAAGAGCTTGAGGAGTTTGGTGTCGGAAAAATAGAGGACTTTACCCAACAGCAATTAATTGACTTGTATGCGTGTGCTGAATGTGGTCGCTGTACAAATATGTGTCCGGCATCTGCAACAGGAAAGATTTTATCACCAATGGAATTGATAGTGAAAATGAGAAATCATTTAACGGAAAAGGGAGCTGCCGTTACATCTCGTACACCGTGGATGCCAAACGTCGTATTTAATCAGAAAAATCACGGAGCATTACAAAATGAATCGGAAACAGCTGCGACTTTGGAAATGCCACAGTTAATAGGTGATGTGATAACGGAAGAGGAAATTTGGGCTTGCACAACCTGTCGAAACTGTGAGGATCAATGCCCGGTTATGAATGAGCATGTAGACAAAATTATTGACCTACGACGGTATTTAGTAATGACTCAAGGAGAAATGCCTACAGATGCAGCTCGTTACTTCCAAAACATTGAACGTCAAAGTAATCCATGGGCTCTTAATCGAAATGACCGTATCAATTGGCGTGAGGGGATGGAGGATGTTGTCAAAACCGTTAATGAAGTAGAGGAGTTTGATGTTCTGTTCTGGGTTGGTTCAATGGGATCATTTGATATTAGAAGTCAGAAAATTGCAACATCTTTTTCCAGAATAATGGAAAAAGCTGGCGTGAAGTTTGCCATTTTAGGAAATGAGGAGATGAACTCTGGAGAAACCGTAAGAAGAATGGGAAATGAGTATTTGTTTCAGGAGTTATGTACTCAAAACATTGAAACTTTCAAAAAGTATAATGTCCAAAAAATCGTAACGACTGATCCACATGCTTATAATACGTTTAAAAATGAGTATCCAGAATTCGGACTTGATGTAGAAGTAGTTCACCATACACAATTTCTCTTTGATCTTCTTAAGGAAGGTAAAATTAAACCTACTAACAAGGTTCATGAGAAAATCGTCTATCATGACTCCTGTTATATTGGGCGTTATAACGATATTTTTGATGCTCCGAGAGAAATTCTTAGTGCGATTCCAGGTGTTGAATTACTTGAAATGGAACGTAATAAGCAAGATGCGCTTTGTTGTGGAGCTGGTGGGGGCCGAATGTGGATGGAAGAACATGAAGGGACTAGGATGAACTTGGCTAGAACTGAGATGGCCTTGAAGACAAACCCAACAGTTATTGGTAGCAACTGTCCTTATTGCTTGACGATGATGACAGACGGTGTGAAAGAGAATGAGGTAGAAGAGCAGGTTCAAACATTGGATATTACAGAGATTTTAGAGAAATCATTGGCATAA
- a CDS encoding tripartite tricarboxylate transporter permease → MLMGALPGLGLMIAITLLLPLSYSLSVMDSILLLLACYQGAEYGGSISAITLGIPGTAMASATVVDGYPLAKNKSPGKALAYSITASTIGAIFGDWY, encoded by the coding sequence ATGCTGATGGGAGCACTTCCGGGTTTAGGTCTAATGATTGCAATAACCTTGTTATTGCCGCTTTCTTATAGTTTATCAGTAATGGACTCGATTCTATTATTGCTAGCTTGTTATCAAGGGGCCGAGTATGGTGGTTCGATCTCAGCGATTACACTCGGAATACCAGGTACAGCCATGGCCTCAGCAACAGTAGTGGATGGTTATCCGTTAGCAAAAAATAAGTCACCTGGAAAAGCATTAGCCTATTCCATAACTGCATCAACGATTGGTGCCATTTTCGGGGACTGGTACTAA
- a CDS encoding electron transfer flavoprotein subunit alpha/FixB family protein: MGKNVLVIAEKREENLRNVTFEVLSAAKKVAAGGTVTAVLFEDNGKGDIDKLAYFGADKVYSLSNEKLKEYTPDAYSQALTQVIEVVKPDAILWGHTGIGRDLAPRVASRLNLGLISDCVDLKVQGEEVTFVRPIYAGKAFQEKRIKTGTIFATIRPNNIAIEEPDTSRVAEVVDLEADIKDLRTVIKDVVRKTAGSVDLTEAKIIVSGGRGVKSAEGFKPLYELATTLGGAVGASRGACDAGYCDYALQVGQTGKVVTPDLYIACGISGAVQHLAGMSNSKIIVAINKDPEAPIFRVADYGIVGDLFEVLPLLNEEFSKISV, encoded by the coding sequence ATGGGTAAAAATGTATTAGTTATCGCTGAAAAACGTGAAGAGAATTTACGGAATGTAACTTTTGAGGTTTTGTCTGCTGCCAAAAAAGTAGCAGCTGGTGGAACCGTGACGGCAGTTTTATTTGAGGACAATGGCAAAGGTGATATTGATAAGCTGGCTTACTTTGGTGCGGACAAAGTCTACTCGCTCTCAAATGAAAAATTAAAAGAATATACACCAGATGCTTATTCCCAGGCTCTGACTCAAGTCATCGAAGTAGTAAAACCAGATGCAATTTTGTGGGGTCACACAGGCATAGGAAGAGACTTGGCTCCAAGGGTCGCGTCTCGATTAAACCTTGGTTTAATTTCTGATTGTGTAGATCTGAAAGTACAGGGTGAAGAGGTTACTTTTGTACGTCCTATTTATGCAGGTAAAGCGTTTCAAGAGAAAAGAATCAAGACTGGGACAATCTTTGCGACCATTCGCCCTAATAATATTGCGATTGAGGAACCTGACACAAGTCGCGTAGCAGAAGTAGTCGATCTTGAGGCTGATATTAAGGATCTGAGAACAGTCATTAAAGATGTGGTACGGAAAACGGCAGGTAGTGTTGACTTAACAGAAGCTAAAATTATTGTTTCTGGTGGAAGAGGTGTAAAAAGTGCAGAAGGATTTAAGCCTCTTTATGAACTAGCAACTACTCTTGGGGGTGCCGTAGGAGCTTCCCGTGGGGCGTGTGATGCAGGTTATTGTGATTATGCCTTACAGGTCGGACAGACAGGAAAAGTCGTAACTCCAGATTTATATATAGCTTGCGGAATATCAGGTGCCGTTCAACATTTGGCAGGGATGTCGAACTCCAAAATTATTGTTGCAATTAATAAGGATCCAGAAGCTCCTATCTTTAGAGTGGCGGACTATGGTATTGTAGGTGACTTGTTTGAAGTCCTTCCTTTATTGAATGAGGAATTCAGTAAGATTTCTGTATAA
- a CDS encoding aldehyde dehydrogenase family protein, with amino-acid sequence MKVNMLIESQEVATTDYDGIQNPGKLNQLVGYVAKGTANHVDLAVKAAHRAFLKWREISLEERISLLLTSTEKIEEKMEEIATITAEENGMLLNRTKDEIHLGLADVRLLADLANSAFEVDYHEDDTGWVRVEKKPMGVVGCIVPWNAPLILTMQKITPIILAGNTVVVKPSPTASMGVTLLLKTMATVFPAGVINVVLGDGEVGSALTSHPHVRKISFTGGGPTATMIMKSASETLKGIHFELGGNDPAIVLEDADLHEVAPKIVEAAFRRSGQFCFAIKRVYVPRAMYEQFYELVCNLTDNYQIGYQLDEKTTMGPVNNEQQYRKITELIESLESSGANLVKLGKKLEPENWENGYYIQPVVVRDIAPDAEVVTCEQFGPVLPLVPYETEAEVIQMANATEFGLGSSVWSSNSKHAAEVASKIEAGMTFINGHGQTPLGSKYMPFGGIKQSGIGREKTIRVFDEFIEYHGINCHGGLQG; translated from the coding sequence ATGAAAGTTAATATGCTGATTGAAAGTCAAGAGGTTGCAACGACAGATTACGATGGAATTCAAAACCCTGGGAAGTTAAACCAACTTGTCGGTTACGTTGCGAAAGGAACCGCAAATCATGTCGATCTCGCAGTGAAAGCTGCACATCGCGCGTTCTTAAAATGGAGAGAGATCTCCTTAGAAGAGAGAATCTCATTGTTACTTACATCGACAGAGAAGATAGAAGAAAAAATGGAGGAGATAGCAACGATCACCGCTGAAGAAAATGGAATGCTGTTAAATAGAACTAAGGATGAAATTCATTTAGGTTTAGCAGATGTAAGGCTTCTAGCAGACTTAGCAAATTCAGCATTTGAAGTTGATTATCATGAGGATGATACAGGATGGGTAAGGGTAGAGAAAAAGCCAATGGGAGTCGTTGGCTGTATTGTTCCATGGAATGCTCCGTTAATTCTTACAATGCAAAAGATCACACCGATTATACTAGCGGGCAATACGGTTGTCGTTAAGCCATCTCCTACTGCTTCAATGGGCGTGACACTATTATTAAAAACAATGGCTACTGTTTTCCCTGCCGGTGTAATTAATGTTGTGCTAGGGGATGGTGAAGTCGGAAGTGCCTTGACGAGTCATCCGCACGTACGAAAGATTTCATTTACGGGAGGTGGACCTACTGCAACGATGATCATGAAATCTGCTTCTGAAACATTAAAAGGTATTCACTTTGAGTTAGGAGGAAATGATCCAGCTATCGTATTAGAGGATGCCGATCTTCACGAAGTTGCACCTAAAATTGTAGAAGCTGCATTTAGAAGAAGTGGACAATTTTGTTTTGCTATCAAGCGAGTTTATGTTCCACGTGCGATGTATGAGCAATTCTATGAGTTGGTTTGTAACCTTACTGATAACTATCAGATCGGATATCAACTTGATGAGAAGACAACAATGGGGCCTGTAAATAACGAACAACAATACCGAAAGATAACTGAATTGATAGAGAGTCTTGAGAGTAGCGGGGCTAACCTTGTGAAACTAGGGAAGAAGCTAGAACCTGAAAATTGGGAGAATGGCTATTATATTCAACCAGTTGTCGTACGCGATATTGCCCCTGATGCTGAAGTCGTTACTTGCGAACAATTTGGTCCTGTGTTGCCTCTAGTTCCTTATGAGACAGAGGCTGAAGTGATTCAAATGGCAAATGCAACAGAGTTCGGTTTAGGTTCTTCTGTATGGTCTTCTAATAGTAAGCATGCGGCAGAAGTTGCTTCCAAAATAGAGGCTGGGATGACGTTTATTAATGGACATGGACAAACGCCACTAGGATCGAAATATATGCCTTTTGGTGGAATTAAACAAAGTGGGATCGGCAGAGAGAAAACGATTCGTGTCTTCGATGAATTTATCGAATATCACGGGATTAATTGTCATGGGGGCTTACAAGGGTGA